A stretch of Electrophorus electricus isolate fEleEle1 chromosome 3, fEleEle1.pri, whole genome shotgun sequence DNA encodes these proteins:
- the slc2a1b gene encoding solute carrier family 2, facilitated glucose transporter member 1 isoform X2 — MLAVGTAVIGSLQFGYNTGVINAPQKIIESFYNETWFDRNGEPIPPSSLTSLWSISVAIFSVGGIFGSFSVGLFVNRFGRRNSMLFANVLAFISAALMGFSKAAASWEMLIMGRLVVGLYSGLSTGFVPLYVGEVAPTALRGALGTLHQLGIVIGILVAQVFGLDVIMGNASAWPWLLSFTFFPALIQCILLPFCPKSPRYLLINCNEEDKAKAALKKLRGTSDVSADMQEMKEESRQMMKEKKVTIVELFRSPLYRQPLIIAVILQLSQQLSGINAVFYYSTSIFEKAGVEQPVYATIGAGVINTAFTVVSLFLVERAGRRSLHLVGLLGMAVSAILMTIALALLNQLLWMSYVSIIAIFAFVAFFEIGPGPIPWFIVAELFGQGPRPSAFAVAGFSNWTANFIVGMCFQYVEAVCGPYVFIIFTVLLVGFFIFTYFKVPETKGRTFDEISAGFAQRNVEKSLPEELNALGADSQL; from the exons attATTGAGAGCTTCTACAATGAGACATGGTTTGACCGGAATGGGGAGCCCATCCCACCCTCTTCTCTCACCTCGCTGTGGTCTATTTCAGTGGCCATCTTCTCAGTGGGCGGGATCTTTGGCTCTTTCTCTGTTGGGCTCTTTGTCAACCGCTTTGGAAG GAGGAACTCCATGCTCTTTGCTAATGTGCTGGCCTTCATTTCGGCTGCCCTGATGGGCTTCTCTAAGGCGGCTGCCTCGTGGGAGATGCTGATCATGGGACGTCTAGTGGTGGGGCTCTACTCGGGCCTCTCAACTGGCTTTGTGCCACTGTATGTGGGCGAGGTGGCTCCCACCGCCCTGCGAGGAGCCCTTGGCACCCTACATCAGCTGGGCATCGTCATCGGCATCCTCGTGGCACAG GTTTTTGGCCTGGACGTGATCATGGGCAATGCTTCGGCTTGGCCCTGGCTGCTCAGCTTTACCTTTTTCCCAGCACTGATACAGTGCATTCTGCTGCCCTTCTGTCCAAAGAGCCCACGCTACCTCCTCATCAACTGCAACGAGGAAGACAAGGCTAAAGCAG cattgaAAAAGCTACGTGGCACCTCAGACGTAAGCGCAGACATGCaggagatgaaggaggagagCAGGCAGATGATGAAGGAGAAGAAAGTGACCATTGTAGAGTTGTTCCGCTCCCCACTCTACCGCCAGCCTCTGATCATTGCCGTCATACTGCAGCTGTCCCAGCAGCTGTCTGGCATCAATGct GTGTTCTACTACTCCACCAGTATCTTTGAGAAGGCTGGCGTGGAGCAGCCTGTGTATGCCACTATTGGGGCTGGAGTGATCAACACTGCGTTCACAGTGGTATCG CTGTTTTTAGTGGAGAGAGCCGGCCGCAGGTCACTGCACTTAGTGGGACTGCTGGGAATGGCAGTGTCTGCCATCCTGATGACAATAGCTCTAGCCCTGCTG AACCAGCTGCTCTGGATGTCATATGTGAGCATCATAGCTATTTTTGCCTTTGTGGCATTCTTTGAAATTGGCCCGGGTCCCATCCCTTGGTTCATCGTGGCTGAGCTGTTCGGCCAGGGCCCCCGGCCATCTGCCTTTGCTGTGGCTGGCTTCTCAAACTGGACAGCCAACTTTATTGTGGGGATGTGCTTTCAGTATGTAGAG GCAGTCTGTGGCCCATATGTCTTCATCATCTTCACTGTGCTGTTGGTGGGCTTCTTCATTTTCACCTATTTCAAGGTCCCCGAGACGAAAGGCAGAACGTTCGATGAAATCTCTGCCGGCTTTGCCCAACGAAACGTGGAGAAGTCCCTACCTGAAGAGCTCAATGCTCTGGGGGCAGACTCACAGCTCTGA
- the slc2a1b gene encoding solute carrier family 2, facilitated glucose transporter member 1 isoform X1, with protein sequence MEADKKLTFQLMLAVGTAVIGSLQFGYNTGVINAPQKIIESFYNETWFDRNGEPIPPSSLTSLWSISVAIFSVGGIFGSFSVGLFVNRFGRRNSMLFANVLAFISAALMGFSKAAASWEMLIMGRLVVGLYSGLSTGFVPLYVGEVAPTALRGALGTLHQLGIVIGILVAQVFGLDVIMGNASAWPWLLSFTFFPALIQCILLPFCPKSPRYLLINCNEEDKAKAALKKLRGTSDVSADMQEMKEESRQMMKEKKVTIVELFRSPLYRQPLIIAVILQLSQQLSGINAVFYYSTSIFEKAGVEQPVYATIGAGVINTAFTVVSLFLVERAGRRSLHLVGLLGMAVSAILMTIALALLNQLLWMSYVSIIAIFAFVAFFEIGPGPIPWFIVAELFGQGPRPSAFAVAGFSNWTANFIVGMCFQYVEAVCGPYVFIIFTVLLVGFFIFTYFKVPETKGRTFDEISAGFAQRNVEKSLPEELNALGADSQL encoded by the exons attATTGAGAGCTTCTACAATGAGACATGGTTTGACCGGAATGGGGAGCCCATCCCACCCTCTTCTCTCACCTCGCTGTGGTCTATTTCAGTGGCCATCTTCTCAGTGGGCGGGATCTTTGGCTCTTTCTCTGTTGGGCTCTTTGTCAACCGCTTTGGAAG GAGGAACTCCATGCTCTTTGCTAATGTGCTGGCCTTCATTTCGGCTGCCCTGATGGGCTTCTCTAAGGCGGCTGCCTCGTGGGAGATGCTGATCATGGGACGTCTAGTGGTGGGGCTCTACTCGGGCCTCTCAACTGGCTTTGTGCCACTGTATGTGGGCGAGGTGGCTCCCACCGCCCTGCGAGGAGCCCTTGGCACCCTACATCAGCTGGGCATCGTCATCGGCATCCTCGTGGCACAG GTTTTTGGCCTGGACGTGATCATGGGCAATGCTTCGGCTTGGCCCTGGCTGCTCAGCTTTACCTTTTTCCCAGCACTGATACAGTGCATTCTGCTGCCCTTCTGTCCAAAGAGCCCACGCTACCTCCTCATCAACTGCAACGAGGAAGACAAGGCTAAAGCAG cattgaAAAAGCTACGTGGCACCTCAGACGTAAGCGCAGACATGCaggagatgaaggaggagagCAGGCAGATGATGAAGGAGAAGAAAGTGACCATTGTAGAGTTGTTCCGCTCCCCACTCTACCGCCAGCCTCTGATCATTGCCGTCATACTGCAGCTGTCCCAGCAGCTGTCTGGCATCAATGct GTGTTCTACTACTCCACCAGTATCTTTGAGAAGGCTGGCGTGGAGCAGCCTGTGTATGCCACTATTGGGGCTGGAGTGATCAACACTGCGTTCACAGTGGTATCG CTGTTTTTAGTGGAGAGAGCCGGCCGCAGGTCACTGCACTTAGTGGGACTGCTGGGAATGGCAGTGTCTGCCATCCTGATGACAATAGCTCTAGCCCTGCTG AACCAGCTGCTCTGGATGTCATATGTGAGCATCATAGCTATTTTTGCCTTTGTGGCATTCTTTGAAATTGGCCCGGGTCCCATCCCTTGGTTCATCGTGGCTGAGCTGTTCGGCCAGGGCCCCCGGCCATCTGCCTTTGCTGTGGCTGGCTTCTCAAACTGGACAGCCAACTTTATTGTGGGGATGTGCTTTCAGTATGTAGAG GCAGTCTGTGGCCCATATGTCTTCATCATCTTCACTGTGCTGTTGGTGGGCTTCTTCATTTTCACCTATTTCAAGGTCCCCGAGACGAAAGGCAGAACGTTCGATGAAATCTCTGCCGGCTTTGCCCAACGAAACGTGGAGAAGTCCCTACCTGAAGAGCTCAATGCTCTGGGGGCAGACTCACAGCTCTGA